A genomic region of Trichothermofontia sichuanensis B231 contains the following coding sequences:
- a CDS encoding glycosyltransferase family 4 protein, which yields MKSFTKILIISHQYYPIIGGVPVVAHLLSQALADLGYLVKLVTNTPNSNSEFNVKSNGFTVYRQIGIFSLLCQYLWAEAILMIGPSVRSGWPAFLLNKQLLISHQAGVPQGWLQRQLTSRAINVACSQYLAKEVGFNCIGISNPFDSSLFRTDQPDLAQKDREWVFVGRLIPQKGVDIFLKAIAILNDKGIHSQGTVIGDGDSVESLKELSTTLNINFLIDFTGPLVGESLRAMLRRHKFGVIPSIGAEPFGIVALELIACGCIVLASNVGGLPEAVGKCGLLFESGNPQALAELMLTIRNDPDLQRRLKQEANEHLIKSTPEYVAKAYLKTLYLNL from the coding sequence ATGAAAAGTTTCACTAAGATATTAATTATTTCTCATCAGTACTATCCTATAATAGGAGGGGTACCAGTTGTAGCGCACCTTCTTTCGCAAGCCTTGGCTGATCTAGGCTACTTAGTGAAACTGGTAACAAATACACCTAACTCAAATTCAGAGTTTAATGTTAAAAGCAATGGTTTTACTGTCTATAGGCAGATAGGGATATTTTCTTTACTTTGTCAATACTTATGGGCGGAAGCTATCCTAATGATTGGTCCTTCGGTACGGAGTGGATGGCCAGCTTTCTTATTGAACAAACAACTATTGATCTCTCACCAGGCAGGTGTTCCTCAGGGATGGTTACAGAGACAACTAACCTCAAGAGCTATCAATGTGGCTTGTAGTCAGTACCTAGCTAAGGAAGTTGGCTTTAACTGTATTGGAATTTCTAACCCATTTGATAGTTCACTCTTCAGAACAGATCAGCCTGACCTAGCCCAAAAAGATAGGGAGTGGGTTTTTGTAGGTCGGCTAATACCCCAAAAGGGTGTAGATATATTCTTAAAAGCTATTGCTATTCTCAATGATAAAGGTATTCATAGTCAAGGCACCGTTATTGGTGATGGAGATAGTGTGGAGTCATTGAAAGAATTATCGACTACTTTAAATATTAATTTTTTAATTGATTTTACAGGGCCTTTGGTTGGAGAAAGTTTAAGAGCTATGCTTAGAAGGCATAAGTTTGGTGTTATACCCTCAATTGGGGCTGAACCTTTTGGAATTGTTGCCTTAGAACTTATTGCCTGTGGTTGTATTGTTCTTGCATCTAATGTTGGTGGTTTACCAGAAGCTGTGGGAAAATGTGGCTTACTCTTTGAAAGCGGTAACCCTCAAGCTTTAGCTGAATTAATGCTAACTATTAGAAACGATCCTGATCTACAAAGGAGGCTAAAACAAGAAGCTAATGAACATCTTATTAAGTCTACTCCTGAGTATGTGGCTAAAGCCTATCTGAAAACACTTTATTTAAATCTCTAA
- a CDS encoding glycosyltransferase, with product MLLNPDEITKIPVFILHWNRPHECLKTVESFLQQGEEIIEITIIDNNSSLDNFQYLQSNLPPNINLVSLPENKGWGGAFNILLKRWLENSSSEYCFISAHDTLLHQGCLQLLLQGMDANPNVGIACPEYGYPTLPKYSPIRGPFMIPTDPRERGFVEPVDFAHATLSLFRKSCIQMIGLFDERYFAYGDEYDISLRARSYGWDTAIVWGAVITNPGSWTSKPIQSYLLARNTLLLALIHGGTYKALIRTVLMLINTLRMSIFLMISKEVALAKFKGIYDFLSQHYGQP from the coding sequence TTGCTATTAAATCCAGATGAAATCACCAAAATTCCTGTATTTATTCTCCATTGGAATCGTCCTCATGAATGTCTCAAGACAGTTGAATCCTTCTTGCAACAAGGAGAAGAAATCATTGAAATAACAATCATTGATAACAATTCAAGCTTGGACAATTTTCAATATTTACAGTCGAACTTACCTCCTAATATTAATCTTGTTTCTTTGCCAGAAAATAAAGGATGGGGGGGAGCCTTCAATATCCTGCTTAAGCGATGGCTAGAAAACTCAAGCTCTGAGTATTGCTTCATTAGCGCCCATGATACCCTCCTTCATCAGGGTTGTCTTCAACTCTTGTTGCAAGGTATGGATGCTAATCCCAATGTTGGTATTGCCTGTCCAGAATATGGTTATCCTACACTACCTAAATATTCTCCGATACGTGGACCTTTTATGATACCGACAGATCCCAGAGAGCGAGGATTTGTTGAACCAGTTGACTTTGCCCATGCAACGCTCTCTCTTTTTCGTAAAAGCTGTATTCAAATGATTGGGCTTTTTGATGAAAGATATTTTGCCTATGGGGATGAATACGATATTTCTCTTCGAGCACGTTCGTATGGCTGGGATACAGCTATTGTATGGGGTGCAGTGATTACAAATCCCGGTTCATGGACATCTAAGCCTATACAAAGCTATTTACTAGCGCGTAATACATTACTATTGGCCTTGATACATGGAGGAACTTATAAAGCATTAATTCGTACTGTTCTAATGTTAATTAATACACTACGAATGAGTATTTTTCTGATGATATCTAAAGAAGTTGCCTTAGCCAAATTTAAGGGCATCTATGACTTTTTAAGTCAACATTATGGTCAGCCTTAA
- a CDS encoding ABC transporter ATP-binding protein, with protein MATSASTWSVLGRIWRHLSRRRRWQLPGLAVLMLGSGLAEALTLGAVLPFLGVIVAPEQVFEYPVAVRLAAILGITTSGQLVLPLTVVFALMALGAGAMKLWVLWCNYSYVQRVGHELAVAVYHRTLYQPYQVHLARNTSEIISAVDKIEKLTGALTQVLTLASAIVTAGAIMLALIAIAPLVALTAFLGFGGLYRLLIYITHHRLTHNSRLMSKTQTLRIKALQEGLGSIRDVLLSNSQPFYCQLYQQADWSFRRANTSNILIASSPRYVLESVGIVIIAAIAYGLSQGSSSGAAALPIVGTLAVGAQRLLPAFQQLFNAWASIRGNQQSTEDVLDLLEQPVPATWLQPAPPALEWHSAIAFVGVSFRYGENGPWVLTDVSFKIAKGMRVGLVGTTGSGKSTTVDLLMGLLTPTQGEVLVDGMPLRGEYCRAWQQTIAHVPQQIYLADTTIAENIALGVPKGEIDLARVKRAAAQAQIAAFIEGLPEGYWAGLGERGIRLSGGQRQRVGIARALYRQASVLVFDEATSALDNATEQSVMDAINQLGGDLTMILIAHRLSTVRDCDLIIEFEQGRVVAQGTYEELLARSASFQQLATRS; from the coding sequence GTGGCAACCTCTGCAAGTACCTGGTCGGTTCTAGGGCGAATTTGGCGGCATTTGAGTCGCCGGCGGCGGTGGCAGTTGCCGGGGCTGGCGGTGTTGATGTTGGGGAGTGGACTGGCGGAGGCGTTAACGCTGGGGGCGGTGTTGCCGTTTTTGGGGGTGATTGTAGCTCCGGAGCAGGTGTTTGAGTATCCGGTAGCGGTGCGATTGGCGGCGATTTTGGGGATCACAACGAGTGGACAGTTGGTGTTGCCGTTGACGGTGGTGTTTGCGTTGATGGCACTGGGGGCAGGGGCGATGAAACTCTGGGTGCTGTGGTGTAACTACAGCTATGTGCAACGGGTGGGCCATGAGTTGGCAGTGGCCGTGTATCATCGGACGTTATATCAGCCCTACCAAGTGCATTTGGCTCGGAATACGAGTGAAATTATTAGTGCCGTTGACAAGATAGAAAAGCTGACAGGCGCACTAACCCAAGTACTGACCCTGGCAAGTGCGATCGTGACGGCAGGAGCAATTATGTTGGCGTTAATTGCGATCGCACCACTTGTAGCATTGACAGCGTTTTTAGGGTTTGGGGGGTTGTATAGGCTATTGATTTACATCACGCACCACCGGTTAACGCACAATAGCCGTTTGATGAGCAAAACCCAAACCCTTCGGATTAAGGCACTTCAAGAGGGTTTGGGGAGCATTCGTGATGTTTTATTGAGTAATAGTCAACCGTTTTACTGCCAACTGTACCAACAAGCCGATTGGTCTTTCCGAAGGGCCAATACGAGCAATATTCTGATTGCATCTAGTCCACGCTATGTGCTGGAGTCGGTGGGGATAGTTATAATTGCGGCGATCGCTTATGGCCTGAGTCAAGGGTCGAGTAGTGGCGCAGCAGCACTGCCGATTGTGGGCACGTTAGCTGTAGGGGCGCAGCGGTTGTTACCAGCTTTTCAACAGCTCTTTAATGCTTGGGCCTCGATTCGAGGTAACCAGCAATCAACGGAGGATGTGTTGGATTTGTTGGAGCAACCAGTCCCAGCTACCTGGTTACAGCCTGCACCGCCAGCGTTAGAGTGGCACTCAGCGATCGCGTTTGTCGGAGTCAGTTTTCGTTATGGCGAAAATGGCCCGTGGGTGCTAACGGATGTGTCGTTCAAGATTGCGAAGGGAATGCGAGTCGGACTAGTGGGGACGACGGGCAGTGGTAAGAGCACCACGGTAGATCTATTAATGGGGTTACTGACACCAACACAGGGAGAGGTGTTGGTAGATGGAATGCCTTTACGGGGGGAGTATTGTCGGGCTTGGCAGCAAACGATCGCCCATGTGCCGCAGCAGATTTATTTAGCAGATACAACGATCGCCGAGAATATTGCACTGGGAGTACCGAAGGGAGAGATTGATCTTGCACGGGTCAAACGAGCAGCAGCGCAGGCCCAGATTGCAGCATTTATTGAAGGGTTACCAGAGGGATATTGGGCTGGCTTGGGGGAGCGAGGAATTCGGTTGAGTGGTGGGCAACGGCAACGGGTTGGCATTGCCCGGGCATTATATCGGCAGGCATCCGTTTTGGTGTTTGATGAGGCAACCAGTGCGCTGGATAATGCGACGGAGCAGTCAGTGATGGATGCGATCAATCAGTTAGGCGGGGATTTAACGATGATTTTGATTGCCCATCGCTTGAGTACGGTCCGAGATTGTGATCTGATTATTGAGTTTGAGCAGGGACGGGTGGTAGCCCAGGGAACCTATGAGGAGTTGCTGGCGCGATCAGCAAGTTTCCAACAGCTAGCGACCCGTTCATAA
- a CDS encoding glycosyltransferase, translating into MIYHTQDYLGPGQHWFYEWCERYFSKHADWVICNEPNRARFMASSYKLKQMPEVIRTALPSWWPVPARDQVYRRSLLEQAGLGDIEQPRLIVAGGAYRQDRMSPELVQAFCQLPSNYALVFNYMPVGSTSQLACKEHLAQLGIHDRVLFLDSLPYAELLKLYAACDIGILLYPNNGIGHFYQAPGRLTEYLRCGIPVVASDFPGLELLVLKYNLGAVANPYNPQAIAKAIHHLGKLSDAELDETRLRLTTLATTELAYEHQAEEVFSRIFT; encoded by the coding sequence TTGATCTATCATACTCAAGATTATTTGGGGCCTGGTCAACACTGGTTTTATGAGTGGTGTGAACGCTATTTTTCTAAACATGCTGACTGGGTAATCTGTAATGAGCCTAATCGTGCACGGTTTATGGCTAGTAGCTATAAGCTTAAACAAATGCCTGAGGTGATTCGGACAGCTTTGCCAAGTTGGTGGCCAGTACCAGCACGGGATCAAGTTTACCGTCGATCGCTGTTAGAGCAAGCTGGATTAGGGGACATCGAACAACCTCGCTTGATTGTTGCGGGTGGTGCTTACCGTCAAGATCGTATGTCTCCAGAGCTAGTGCAAGCATTTTGTCAACTTCCTAGCAACTATGCTCTAGTTTTCAACTACATGCCTGTGGGTTCAACTAGTCAATTAGCTTGTAAAGAACATTTAGCCCAATTGGGTATACACGATCGCGTCCTCTTTCTAGATTCTCTTCCTTACGCAGAATTACTAAAACTATACGCTGCTTGTGATATTGGTATTTTGCTATATCCAAACAATGGAATTGGGCATTTTTATCAAGCACCAGGTAGACTAACTGAATACCTGCGTTGTGGCATACCAGTGGTAGCCTCGGATTTTCCGGGGCTAGAGCTATTAGTGTTGAAATATAATTTGGGGGCCGTTGCTAACCCCTACAATCCCCAAGCGATCGCAAAAGCGATTCATCATCTTGGGAAATTATCTGATGCTGAGCTTGATGAAACAAGGTTACGGTTAACAACTTTAGCAACTACTGAACTAGCCTATGAACATCAGGCTGAAGAGGTATTCTCTCGTATTTTTACATAA
- a CDS encoding Rpn family recombination-promoting nuclease/putative transposase, with protein sequence MKTDSLFYRLFQSRPSLLFELIGEMPASASAYRFQSVELKQTAFRLDGVFAPPAGDRVSPIVFLEVQFQGERSFYSRLVSEVALYVRQYQPVNPWKIVVLYPSRAVDIGETYHFEPLLNSPQVQRIYLDELGALGELPLTLGLLRLIVTPEVQAVSAAQAWVAKTRTEVKNAQEQAQLLDLVETIMVYKFSRLSRQEIQQMLGFTETDLKQTRFYQDVFAEGEQEGRQEGRQEGEAAIVLRQLIRRFGSLEMDSQTRIRQLPIEQLEALAEALLDFTSVADLMAWLERAE encoded by the coding sequence TTGAAGACGGATAGTTTGTTCTATCGGCTGTTCCAGAGTCGGCCCAGCCTCCTATTTGAGTTAATCGGGGAGATGCCTGCCTCGGCGAGTGCCTATCGCTTTCAGTCGGTGGAGTTGAAGCAGACGGCGTTTCGGCTGGATGGGGTGTTTGCGCCCCCGGCGGGGGATAGGGTGTCGCCGATCGTGTTTTTGGAGGTGCAGTTTCAGGGGGAGAGAAGTTTCTACAGCCGTCTGGTGAGTGAGGTGGCATTGTATGTGCGCCAGTATCAGCCGGTCAACCCGTGGAAGATAGTGGTGCTATACCCAAGTCGGGCGGTGGATATCGGGGAGACGTACCACTTTGAGCCGTTGCTCAACAGTCCCCAAGTACAACGGATTTATCTCGATGAGTTGGGGGCGTTGGGGGAATTACCGTTAACGCTGGGGTTGCTCCGACTGATTGTGACGCCAGAGGTGCAGGCCGTGAGCGCGGCCCAAGCGTGGGTAGCCAAGACCCGCACCGAGGTGAAGAACGCTCAGGAGCAGGCGCAACTGCTGGATTTGGTAGAGACTATCATGGTCTATAAGTTCAGCCGGTTGAGTCGTCAGGAGATTCAGCAGATGTTGGGATTCACGGAAACGGACTTAAAGCAAACGCGGTTTTATCAGGATGTCTTTGCCGAGGGAGAACAGGAAGGTCGCCAGGAGGGTCGCCAGGAAGGAGAAGCCGCGATCGTCCTGAGGCAATTAATCCGACGGTTTGGGAGCCTTGAAATGGATAGCCAAACCCGCATCCGTCAGTTACCGATAGAGCAGTTGGAGGCGTTGGCGGAGGCGTTGTTGGACTTTACGAGTGTGGCGGATTTGATGGCCTGGTTGGAGCGGGCTGAGTAA
- a CDS encoding class I SAM-dependent methyltransferase codes for MIQAIKSKNIEYCPICSATGNQELTGCRDYICGLPGTWTFYRCQHCQSLWLNPRPIDEAIPLLYPENYHFTHGQPSYPLQEPSGQWAKFKFAVKLGILESAFGYQGLTQRASNKLATRIGKVLGKIPGQSGQAGYAVRFLHKPAGTPKLLEVGSGNGSFLWLMQELGWQVEGIEPDPYAAQASKMIGLNVKQGSVENAHLEPENYDAIVLHHVLEHLPNPKSTLLRLIEALRPKGVLVSISPNPVGILERLFKNNWYAADSPRHLVLPSPKGLRFIFNTANIDAKVSIRTTMQIAFWVYQESLSIQKYSKVGQYKSNFYLKFPALLFSKLPWLFPYSGEEVICIAIKSR; via the coding sequence ATGATTCAAGCAATAAAAAGTAAAAACATTGAATACTGCCCAATTTGCAGCGCAACAGGAAATCAAGAGTTAACGGGGTGTCGTGATTATATCTGTGGATTACCTGGTACATGGACATTTTATCGATGTCAGCATTGTCAATCGCTATGGCTTAATCCACGTCCTATCGATGAAGCAATTCCATTGCTATATCCAGAGAACTACCATTTCACACATGGTCAGCCTAGTTATCCTTTGCAAGAGCCTTCTGGACAATGGGCAAAATTTAAATTTGCCGTTAAGTTAGGGATACTGGAAAGTGCCTTTGGATACCAAGGCTTAACTCAAAGAGCTAGCAACAAACTTGCGACTCGCATAGGTAAAGTTCTAGGGAAAATTCCAGGTCAATCTGGACAGGCAGGCTATGCAGTTCGTTTTTTACATAAGCCTGCAGGTACACCAAAACTACTCGAAGTTGGTTCAGGTAATGGTAGCTTCTTGTGGTTAATGCAAGAACTGGGTTGGCAGGTTGAAGGGATAGAACCTGATCCTTATGCAGCTCAAGCTTCAAAAATGATTGGATTGAATGTAAAGCAGGGTAGTGTAGAAAATGCTCATTTAGAACCTGAAAATTATGATGCGATTGTCTTGCATCATGTTTTGGAACATCTTCCTAATCCAAAATCAACACTTCTTAGATTAATAGAAGCATTAAGACCGAAAGGCGTGCTAGTTAGCATTTCACCAAATCCTGTTGGTATTTTAGAGCGATTATTTAAGAATAATTGGTATGCTGCTGATTCCCCACGTCATCTCGTTTTACCTAGCCCTAAAGGACTACGGTTTATCTTTAATACAGCTAATATAGATGCGAAAGTTTCTATACGTACAACTATGCAAATTGCCTTTTGGGTATATCAAGAAAGCTTAAGCATTCAAAAGTACAGTAAAGTAGGGCAATACAAAAGTAATTTTTATCTTAAATTTCCAGCATTGCTTTTCTCCAAGCTTCCTTGGCTATTTCCATATTCTGGTGAGGAGGTTATTTGCATTGCTATTAAATCCAGATGA
- the priA gene encoding primosomal protein N': MVQLHSRPDGLAEPRTPDAVATGQPDAWWVEALVDCPGTSGLFTYALPPDLTVQPGDILSVPFGHQQVGAIAVRLLTTPPPDLSPDQIRPITEVVAQGFFAPTYWELLQRVADYYYTPLIQVIRTALPPGLLGRAQRRIRLAPEVSQLSAQTMRSRPVSPGESPPAGSASLAAMLAGSLSLSPAATQLLHQLQVAKTHDYSWQHLRRQVRGADRALRELLARGWVESYIEPPHHTRPKMQPVVTLVADPSGELDVTPKQEQVLTELRRRGGELWLRELLQLCGVQSSVVKALAAKGYVVLQQREVLRTASQAVARDSPQTLTPAQAAAVATLAGLQGNAQVLLHGVTGSGKTEVYLQAIAPLLAQGKSALVLVPEIGLTPQLTDRFQARFGRQVCVYHSALSAGERYDTWRQLLGGRPQVVIGTRSAVFLPLSHLGLIILDEEHDSSFKQDAPAPCYHARTVAQWRSQLENCPLLLGSATPSLETWWAVQSATTEVPCHYLSLPERIQARPMPAIEVIDMRQELAAGNRSIFSRALQSALQTLQDQKQQGILFIHRRGHSTFVSCRSCGTVIDCPNCDVSLAYHHPHAHAQPLLRCHYCNYTRSQPPQCPTCGSPYLKHFGSGTQRVMQELASLFPGLRALRFDSDTTRTKGAHRTLLTQFATGGADLLIGTQMLTKGIDLPQVTLVGVVAADGLLYLSDFRASERAMQTLTQVAGRAGRGDELGRVLLQTYTPLHPVVRSVQQHTFTDFLETELQQRAQLHYPPQGQLILLRLSSPDLAAVQTTAETLAHLLTPADRHQAGYDILGPAPAQVMRVARRYRWQILLKLSREGVPHFPLPLSDLRQHCPANVSLTIDVDPLNLL; this comes from the coding sequence ATGGTTCAACTGCATTCCCGGCCCGATGGGCTGGCCGAACCCAGAACGCCCGATGCCGTTGCTACTGGACAGCCGGATGCCTGGTGGGTGGAAGCCCTGGTGGATTGCCCCGGAACGAGTGGGCTGTTTACCTATGCCCTGCCGCCGGATCTCACTGTCCAGCCAGGAGACATTCTGAGTGTGCCCTTTGGCCATCAACAGGTAGGTGCGATCGCGGTGCGGTTACTGACGACCCCACCGCCCGATCTCAGTCCCGACCAGATCCGTCCGATTACCGAGGTAGTGGCTCAGGGCTTTTTTGCGCCTACCTACTGGGAACTCCTGCAACGGGTAGCGGACTATTACTACACACCCTTGATCCAGGTTATTCGGACCGCCCTACCACCGGGATTACTGGGACGTGCCCAGCGACGGATTCGCCTTGCCCCGGAAGTCAGCCAATTGTCGGCCCAGACGATGCGATCGCGCCCCGTCTCCCCCGGAGAATCGCCCCCTGCTGGCTCGGCGTCCTTGGCTGCCATGCTCGCAGGCAGCCTCTCCCTCAGTCCCGCTGCGACCCAGTTACTCCACCAGTTACAGGTGGCCAAAACTCATGATTACAGTTGGCAACACCTACGCCGCCAGGTTCGGGGGGCCGATCGCGCGCTTCGCGAACTGTTGGCGCGGGGGTGGGTAGAGAGTTACATCGAACCGCCCCACCATACCCGTCCCAAGATGCAGCCAGTGGTGACGCTGGTTGCCGATCCCAGTGGGGAACTTGACGTGACCCCCAAGCAGGAACAGGTATTGACGGAATTACGCCGCCGGGGGGGGGAACTGTGGCTGCGGGAGTTGCTGCAACTGTGTGGCGTCCAAAGTTCCGTGGTCAAAGCCCTAGCTGCTAAGGGCTACGTGGTCTTGCAGCAGCGGGAAGTGCTCCGGACTGCGTCCCAGGCTGTGGCCAGGGATTCTCCCCAAACCCTCACGCCAGCCCAAGCGGCGGCAGTTGCCACGCTTGCCGGTCTCCAGGGCAATGCCCAGGTGTTACTGCATGGGGTGACAGGGTCGGGGAAAACGGAGGTATATTTACAGGCGATCGCGCCGCTGTTAGCCCAGGGGAAGTCGGCACTGGTCCTGGTACCGGAAATTGGCCTGACGCCCCAGCTGACCGATCGCTTCCAGGCGCGGTTTGGCCGTCAGGTTTGTGTCTATCACAGTGCCCTATCCGCCGGGGAACGGTATGACACTTGGCGGCAACTGCTCGGTGGGAGGCCGCAGGTGGTGATTGGGACGCGATCGGCGGTGTTTCTCCCCCTGTCCCACTTGGGTCTGATCATCCTTGATGAGGAACACGATAGTAGTTTCAAACAGGATGCCCCTGCGCCCTGCTACCATGCGCGCACGGTGGCCCAATGGCGATCGCAGTTAGAAAACTGTCCGTTGCTGCTGGGGTCGGCTACGCCCTCACTGGAAACCTGGTGGGCTGTGCAGTCTGCCACGACTGAGGTGCCCTGCCATTACCTCTCGCTACCGGAACGGATTCAGGCCCGTCCCATGCCCGCGATCGAGGTGATCGACATGCGCCAGGAGTTGGCAGCGGGGAATCGCTCGATCTTTAGCCGCGCCCTCCAATCTGCCCTCCAGACCCTGCAGGACCAGAAGCAACAAGGGATTTTATTTATTCACCGTCGGGGGCATAGCACCTTTGTCTCCTGCCGCAGTTGTGGCACAGTGATTGACTGTCCCAACTGTGATGTGTCCCTGGCCTATCACCATCCCCATGCCCATGCCCAGCCATTGCTCCGCTGTCACTATTGCAACTACACGCGATCGCAGCCGCCCCAATGTCCCACCTGTGGGTCGCCCTACCTCAAGCACTTTGGCAGCGGCACCCAACGGGTGATGCAGGAACTCGCCAGCCTGTTTCCGGGTCTCCGTGCCCTGCGGTTTGACAGTGATACGACCCGGACAAAGGGTGCTCACCGGACCCTATTAACCCAATTTGCCACGGGCGGAGCCGATCTGCTGATTGGGACCCAGATGCTGACCAAAGGGATTGATTTGCCCCAGGTGACCCTGGTGGGCGTGGTTGCCGCCGATGGTTTGCTGTACTTGTCGGACTTTCGGGCCAGTGAGCGAGCCATGCAAACCCTGACCCAGGTGGCGGGGCGGGCCGGACGGGGGGACGAGCTAGGTCGAGTTTTGTTGCAGACCTATACACCTTTGCATCCAGTGGTGCGATCGGTTCAGCAACACACGTTTACCGACTTTCTGGAAACGGAACTGCAGCAGCGTGCCCAACTGCATTACCCGCCCCAGGGACAGTTAATCCTCTTGCGCCTGAGTAGTCCTGACTTAGCAGCCGTCCAAACCACGGCTGAGACCCTGGCGCACTTGCTAACCCCTGCCGATCGCCATCAAGCTGGTTATGATATATTGGGACCAGCCCCAGCCCAGGTGATGCGGGTAGCCCGACGATACCGTTGGCAGATTCTGCTGAAGCTGAGCCGTGAAGGGGTGCCTCATTTTCCTCTACCATTGTCCGATCTGCGTCAGCACTGTCCGGCCAATGTCAGCCTGACGATCGATGTCGATCCCCTGAATCTGCTCTGA